The region GCTTTTTTGAATAAAGGAATAAAGGAAACATCATTATCCATTGCCGATTTTACCACATCACTTATATTAATGTTCATATCCTCATTTAGCTTTTTGTTCAGCTCCGATATTATAAATTCACTTCTTAGCACCTGCTGATACAATCCGGTAAGCTGATTATGTTTTAGTACTATAAAGTATCCCGCTACAGCCAGAAGAATGAACGCCTGAATAAAAGTAATAATCCTCACACTATCTTCAAGTTCTTCATGAACCAGTAATTCACTGTCAATAAGATAAAAGTCATAGGCATGACCAATACAGAAGAAAATAAAAATAATGATATAATAGACAACAATCAGCCTAACACCAGTTTTACTGTTTAGGATCAATAATACTGTTACCAATAAGGAGAAATAATAAAAGGTAATTCCGTTATCAAATCCGTCTTTGGAAGCATAATAAAAAACAAGTAATCCGATTAACAAAAAAATAGTGAAAATGATATATGGATTAAAACGCGCTTTACGGAAGAAGAAAGAAGATAAAAGCAAGCATCCCATACTAAACAAAATATAAGAATTGGTAATCAGTCCAAATATCCAATCTCTTATAGCATCAATAATAAAAAAAGCACCCTTAATGAATATAACCTGATTAATTATTCTGGCTTGTATAGCTTCCAGCTTATTCATCTCTTTTGTTACATGACTATTCGCTATATAATTCCAATATTTTCTCAGCATACTCTTTGTTTTAATTCATTCACAATCTGTTTATTTAATTCCGGATTCCGGTGATTTATATTCTTTATTATATATTACCCTATTAAAAATACTTCCTGTTTTCCGCTTACACAGATTATATTTTTCTTTAAAAAATCTCATTTATCATTAGAAACAAAATATAAAATATGCACAGCATTATTATAATTTACTACCTTTAAACATTTATTATAAAAATAAATAGCATTAAACACTATTTTAAATTATTTATTTAAACATCAAAAATAAAAAAAAATTCAATATTCATATTAAAAAATATAAACTCTTTCAAACAAAAACAATTAATATACAGACAATTAGCACATAGAAAAACAGGAGATTTTAATAAAAATCTCCCGTAAACAAACATTATTATGAAAATAAAAAAATGATGAAAATTTAAAGCATCTCTGTTATTTAACAAATAAATTAATTTCTCCTTCTCCACCAACTTAAGGCTCTCCCTGCAATTTCTTTATGCAACGTAAGCTAGCTCCATTTCTACGAGGAGTATTACTACCAACGTTTAGTGTAAAACCGGGTGAATTAGAAGAATCACCAAAATCTAAGCTATAAGCATTATATACACTTGTACCAAAACTGTTAGGGACAGCAGTAGATGACCAATAAATGCCATTACCTCCTGTAATTACTTTAAAAAATTTTCCAAAATTTGAGTTTAATGGATCGGATATATAACTTCGGTACCCTGCAAGAGGAAGGAATAATGTAATTTTCCCACCATATGTTACTATTATTCCTGAATCATACACAGTACTTCCCGTACTTATTTTAGAAAGTGTATGAAGACCCAGGGTATTAGCTTGAATAAAGCTATCCCATTCATCTTTACTCGGAACTCTGTAATCTGGTGGACAGACAAGACCCATTGAGTTTTCATTTGTTATATTTCCGGCTCCAAAAGTATTATCAGTATCAGTACCCGTACCCGGATTAGCGTAAATGTTCGTTTGATCATAATTCTGTACCATTTTTTTTCCATCCCATTGATACTTCCCTCCATGTATTGCTGCCGAAGGAGTAAACGGATTTCCATTTTTTGTAGCTCCCACATTATAACACTCAAATTCTCTAAATACACCTAGAACCACTGCCCCACATTTAGTTTCTTTAAGGTTTATTTTATAGGTTGTTCTGTAGCCTGGATTTATTGAAAATCCATTAGTAATCGTAACAGGCTTCGCTGTTTGATTATTGATGGCAATATTGGCCGAAAAACTAATTGTTTTATTTACCGGGCTATCTGCATTTATAAAAACTGCATTAGACGTCCATTCCGTAGAAGGACTTTGACCAAAAGTAGTTTCCACATTTTGTGATGTAGAACGATTTGCTGTAGAGCCATTAGACAAATTAAATTCTGCATTTTTGTTATTACCTATTAATGTAGCAGAAGTAACCGAAGTAATGTTATTTGGTGCCGATAGCGCACTGGAATTAATTTTGGTTGTTACCTGTGCTATTTTATGTCTTAAAACAACACTCATAGTGTTATCTCCTTCCTGAGGCGTAAACATTTGTATTTGATATAAAAAACCATTCTGCCCGACCATATTATCATATGTATGTTTTGCATTGCCAAGAGACATTGTTTCACTAGGGCTAATACCCGAAAGATAGTTTGTCCCATATGAGTAAACCACCATCCAATAAGGTACACCTTTAGGCAGTCTTAATCCTGAAGTACTTGTTGTACCTACAGCAAAATCCTTAGAACCGGCATAACTTCCATCCATTTTATATGCAATAAGTCTGAATTTAGTACCATTAACCAGAGGATCTCCCTCAACCAGTGCTACTGGGTTAATCCCTGCAGAGGTATTCAGTGGTACGGAAGTATCTTCGGACACTTCTGCAGCCAGTAATGTACTCGGACTCGTTAAAGTATAATAGGTTTCTTTAGCTTGTGGATTTCTGAGTTGCTTTCCTGTAGAAGCCTGTGGATTATTACCATCGGATTCCACAAATTCAGATCCTAGCAAATTAACCACAACAGATGCATCACCAACACTAACCGGCGGATCAATAATATTTTCGGAATTACCCGATTCCACGCTACGACATGAACTCATCAGAAAAGATAAAATTAAAACAGCTAAGGCTGTTTTATTATAGTATTTTAGTTTCATTTTTATAATAGTGTTAAAAATTTACGTCTACGCTTTGCTCTTCTTCGTCTTCCCATTGGGTCCTAACATCCCCAGATTTAGTTGATATATAAGTAGAGCTATTTGTGATACCTTGTTCCAATTCTATCCAGATAGTTTCTATTTTCGGTGGGATATATTCTTTCTTCTCCGGAATTTTTTCTGATGTTTCCTTTTCAAATTCTTTTTTCATTTCGTTTTTATGTTTTAATATTCTTCTTTACAGTAGTATTATATTTTAATTTTCAAAAATGTTGTTAGTCTTTTGTTATTAAAAATTTTAACAACTAAAGACGAGATATAAAGAATTTTTAAAATCAAGTGATATATTCAAGATAGAAAATACGTTTAACCAACAGTATTGAAATCGTGTTATTATTGCATACAGAAAAACTACTCTTTACCATCTCCCTATTATCAAAAACCCACCTTCCGATTACTTACGAAAGTCATTCTATTTTATTACTCTATGCATAAGGAATTAGAATCTCAAGAAATTGAAAGATTATTTTTTAGAAAAAAAGAAACTTTATATTCAGAGTAAAAATCTAAAAGTATAAAACTATATAAGTGAAATATTAATGTGGATTTAATATATTTCATTTACTTACGTTTAATTACTATTTTTCCTAGACGCCTTACAAATAGACAATTAGCAATGAACAAAAGACAAAGAATAACCGAAATCTCTTCTTCGAATTATCATAATGTATATGAAAAAAGCCGGAAGAAATTTCCGGCTCAACTTAACAATACACATATTAACTCTATTTCAAATGGACTTTGGAAAATATTAAAAAGTAATCAACACTAGACATATTCAAACCTTATAGGTTTAAAAGTTCTCTGTACAAAATTATTCTTCACTTCAAATAATACAATTAGAAAAAATAAAAATATTTCTACCATTTAGGCATTAAGAAAAATTAGTTGACTACAAAGCTCAATACTCTAAATTTCTTAATAATTTAGGATTATTTACCAAACTTATAGGTTTTTGAAACCTATAAGGTCTAAGATCAACAGTATAATTGGAGAAAAAACTTGCACTTAAACTTTATTAAGTTTTGGGCAATCATTCTGTTTATTTTATCACAACAAAGCTTTTATAATGGTTGTAAGGCTCATGATAATAACAACACTCCCTACTACAATAAACATCTTTTTCGTTGGAAGCTTTGCGGTAAGCATTGCAGAAAACGGTGCGGTGAAAATACCTCCTAATAAAAGTCCCAATACAATATTCCAGTGATGAATACCAATTGTAAAAATGAAAGTAATAGCACTTGTTACTGTAAGCAGAAACTTGGCAACTGTAGAACTTCCCACAACATAACGGGGTGTTCTTCCATCTTTCATTAATGTTCCGGTTACCAAAGGTCCCCAGCCCCCACCTGCAAAAGAATCGATAAAACCTCCTGCTAATCCCAGTATTCTGAGGTTGGTTTTCCTTTTAGCCTTTACTGTTACCCCTTTCTTCTTAAAAGCATTTTTCAGAATATTAGCTCCCAAATATAAGGTGTAGCAGGCAATGATAGGTTTTACGATATGTGCATAATGTTCACCAAAATGAGATAAGGTAAAAGCACCGATAATGGCACCTAGAATAGCCACAGGAACCAATATCCAAACCATTTTTTTATTTACATTTCCCAATTTATAGTGGCTGATACTACCTGCTGCGGTTGTAAAAGATTCTGCAGAATGAATACTTGCACTCACTACCGGAGGAGGTACATTCAATAAAAGCAATACCGTTGTACATATCACTCCATAACCCATTCCCATCGATCCGGCTACAATTTCTGCCAGAAATCCAACAAATAACATCCAGTAGAATATGTGCCCGTCCTGGTTAAGGAATACCTGAATATCTCCCCATAGATTAAACTGATAAACTATAATCCCGAGTATTCCAATAAGAAGCATTACTCCAATTATTCCCAGATAAATATTAGCTCTTCGCTGCACAATTTTTGTAATACGGGTCAGATTCTCTATTTCCAGACTCAGTTTATCCTTGCTATTTTCTTTGGATAAATATTCCGTAGTCAGTCTGTTTAGCTCCTGTATTTTGTATTCAAAATCACCTTTCAGCTGCTGCCTTATATTCTGCATATTATCCAGTACCTCATCTATCTCATCAGGAATAGTTTCTGTCAGAATTTCGCGAAGTCTCTTAGCTATTGTCGGAGATTTTCCGTTGGTGGAAATAGCTATTTTCAGCTCACCTTTACGTACAATAGATCCAAGATAGAAATCACAAAGCTCAGGTTTATCGGCTATATTTACCAGTACCCCTTTTACGTGTGCATCATTACGAATCTGTTCTGCCACAACAAGATCATTAACTGCTGCTATAACAAGGTCTGCAGCATCAAAATCCGCATATGTATAAGCTCTCTGCTCCAAAACAAGATTTTTATATTCCTCTTGCAGAGCCTTTACCTCCGGAATAATTTCTTTGGCTACCAATTTAACAGATGTTTGGGGAGCATTATTCAGGACTGAGTCCAACTTTTCCAGAGCTACTTTTCCGCCACCTATAATTAGCAATGACAAGGTTTCAAGCTTTACAAATATGGGATATAAAGAATTACTCATTTTATTTAAATTTTAAATCATAGGTATACGCAAGGTAATACAACCCTCCAATTTCAGGACCTGCAGCATATTGAAAATAACGACGATTTAGTAAGTTGGTTGCCCCTATTTTCAGGCTGGAGCTAATTTCCGGTAATTTCCATGTTATCTGAGCATCTACTGTATAGAAAGCCGGAATTTCTCCTGAAGCCAAAGGGCTTTCCCACAGAAATTTATTCTGCCATCTGGCCACCACTGTGAACCCAAC is a window of Elizabethkingia anophelis R26 DNA encoding:
- a CDS encoding helix-turn-helix transcriptional regulator, which encodes MLRKYWNYIANSHVTKEMNKLEAIQARIINQVIFIKGAFFIIDAIRDWIFGLITNSYILFSMGCLLLSSFFFRKARFNPYIIFTIFLLIGLLVFYYASKDGFDNGITFYYFSLLVTVLLILNSKTGVRLIVVYYIIIFIFFCIGHAYDFYLIDSELLVHEELEDSVRIITFIQAFILLAVAGYFIVLKHNQLTGLYQQVLRSEFIISELNKKLNEDMNINISDVVKSAMDNDVSFIPLFKKAFPHFYDNLASVNLHITGDEFKFCALLKLGFRTKDIAEYCHFTVRTVQTKKNRLRKSFNIPSETDLYSWIDSF
- a CDS encoding TSUP family transporter, with amino-acid sequence MSNSLYPIFVKLETLSLLIIGGGKVALEKLDSVLNNAPQTSVKLVAKEIIPEVKALQEEYKNLVLEQRAYTYADFDAADLVIAAVNDLVVAEQIRNDAHVKGVLVNIADKPELCDFYLGSIVRKGELKIAISTNGKSPTIAKRLREILTETIPDEIDEVLDNMQNIRQQLKGDFEYKIQELNRLTTEYLSKENSKDKLSLEIENLTRITKIVQRRANIYLGIIGVMLLIGILGIIVYQFNLWGDIQVFLNQDGHIFYWMLFVGFLAEIVAGSMGMGYGVICTTVLLLLNVPPPVVSASIHSAESFTTAAGSISHYKLGNVNKKMVWILVPVAILGAIIGAFTLSHFGEHYAHIVKPIIACYTLYLGANILKNAFKKKGVTVKAKRKTNLRILGLAGGFIDSFAGGGWGPLVTGTLMKDGRTPRYVVGSSTVAKFLLTVTSAITFIFTIGIHHWNIVLGLLLGGIFTAPFSAMLTAKLPTKKMFIVVGSVVIIMSLTTIIKALL